In Gossypium arboreum isolate Shixiya-1 chromosome 6, ASM2569848v2, whole genome shotgun sequence, the following are encoded in one genomic region:
- the LOC108485276 gene encoding uncharacterized protein LOC108485276, whose translation MKALLGSQDCWDVVEEGYVESENTAAEATLTNKEKIILKEARKKDKRGLFFSFQGVDESTFEKISDAKTSKEAWGILQKSLQGVEKAKKVRLQTLTAEFETLKMKPSESIDDYVIQVKVVVNEMKRNRETLDDVREVEKILWLLTRKFDYVVVAIEESKDLSQISIDELVGSLQSHKHKMKLNDDTRNSDQVLQSKLSFNESEARDNFGQGTSNRGGYHGRYRGRNRGGRGTRE comes from the coding sequence ATGAAGGCTTTGCTCGGTTCTCAAGATTGTTGGGACGTTGTCGAAGAAGGATATGTCGAGTCCGAAAATACAGCTGCGGAAGCGACTTTGACaaacaaagaaaaaataatattGAAAGAAGCTCGTAAAAAGGATAAAAGGGGGTTGTTCTTTAGTTTTCAAGGTGTTGATGAATCAACCTTTGAAAAAATTTCAGATGCGAAGACATCAAAAGAAGCATGGGGAATTTTGCAAAAATCCCTTCAAGGAGTTGAAAAAGCCAAAAAGGTACGTTTACAAACCCTTACAGCTGAATTTGAGACGTTGAAAATGAAACCTTCAGAAAGCATTGATGATTATGTCATCCAAGTGAAAGTGGTGGTAAATGAAATGAAAAGGAATAGAGAAACACTTGATGATGTCAGAGAAGTGGAAAAAATTTTGTGGTTATTGACACGTAAATTTGATTATGTGGTGGTTGCCATTGAAGAGTCAAAAGATTTATCACAAATATCAATCGACGAACTTGTAGGTTCCCTCCAATCCCATAAGCATAAAATGAAGCTAAATGATGATACTAGAAATTCAGACCAAGTCTTGCAAAGCAAGTTGTCCTTCAACGAAAGTGAAGCTAGGGATAACTTTGGACAAGGTACGAGCAATCGTGGAGGATACCATGGAAGATATAGAGGCAGAAATAGAGGTGGACGAGGAACACGTGAATGA